A region of Frederiksenia canicola DNA encodes the following proteins:
- the cysQ gene encoding 3'(2'),5'-bisphosphate nucleotidase CysQ, translating into MQQLTPQLLKNVLNIAQQAGEHLKHFYAKSVEIQIKADKTPVTEADLFVSQFLIEQLQQLAPDIPVLSEECCKIPLAERAKWQQYWIIDPLDGTQQFIDRTDQFSVMIALVSEHRPILGVIHAPILAKTYYAMDGEGAFVVENGEVIPLSPICKKLAESDRLQITIGTSSSQRIRQVVSHRYDIDFIKYGSSSLKAGLVAEGKADCYVRFGDTGEWDTAAAEVLLREVGGQIFDRQFQPLTYNQRETLVNPHFVMVGNKQIDWRAIFQFS; encoded by the coding sequence ATGCAACAACTAACCCCTCAACTTCTCAAAAATGTGTTGAATATCGCCCAGCAAGCGGGCGAGCATCTCAAACACTTTTATGCCAAATCCGTTGAAATTCAGATTAAAGCCGATAAAACCCCTGTTACAGAAGCGGATTTATTTGTTAGCCAATTTCTCATTGAACAATTGCAACAACTCGCCCCTGATATTCCAGTGCTGTCAGAAGAATGCTGTAAAATTCCACTCGCAGAACGTGCAAAATGGCAGCAATATTGGATTATCGATCCCCTTGATGGCACGCAGCAATTTATTGATCGCACAGACCAATTTTCTGTGATGATTGCTCTCGTTAGCGAACATCGTCCAATTTTGGGAGTGATCCATGCCCCAATTTTAGCGAAAACCTACTATGCCATGGATGGAGAAGGGGCATTTGTGGTTGAAAATGGTGAGGTAATTCCGCTTTCACCAATTTGCAAAAAATTAGCGGAAAGTGACCGCTTGCAAATCACTATTGGTACTTCAAGTAGCCAACGTATTCGCCAAGTTGTGAGTCATAGGTATGACATCGACTTTATCAAATACGGCTCAAGCAGTTTAAAAGCAGGGCTTGTGGCAGAGGGTAAGGCGGATTGTTATGTCCGATTTGGCGATACAGGTGAATGGGATACCGCTGCGGCAGAGGTGCTATTGCGTGAGGTTGGCGGGCAAATTTTCGACCGCCAATTCCAACCGCTGACTTACAATCAGCGAGAAACCTTGGTGAATCCGCATTTTGTGATGGTCGGTAACAAACAAATCGACTGGCGAGCTATTTTTCAATTTTCATAA
- the zwf gene encoding glucose-6-phosphate dehydrogenase — MKADNNCIVIFGASGDLTHRKLIPALYNLYKIGRLSEDFSVLGVARTEMDDDSFRQKMREALIKHEKASGENLDKFCEHLYYQAVNTSDALDYGKLVPRLDELHDKYHTGGNTLYYLSTPPSLYPIIPECLAAHGLNTEEFGWKRIIVEKPFGYDMKTAKELDVKIHRYFEEHQIYRIDHYLGKETVQNLLVLRFSNGLFEPLWNRNFIDYVEITGAESIGVEDRGGYYDGSGAMRDMFQNHLLQVLAMVAMEPPAIINADSMRDEVAKVLYCLHPLSEEDIKNNLVLGQYAAGVVDGEEVQGYLQEKGVPAESNTETFMALRCEIDNWRWAGVPFYVRTGKRLPTRVTEVVIHFKTTPHPVFSQNAPDNKLIIRIQPDEGISMRFGLKKPGAGFESKEVSMDFRYADLASPSLLTAYERLLLDAMKGDATLFARTDAVHACWKFVQPILDYKAQNGRVYEYESGTWGPSEADKLIAKHGKVWRKPSGLMKKKV; from the coding sequence ATGAAAGCAGACAACAACTGTATCGTCATTTTTGGGGCATCAGGCGATTTAACTCACCGTAAATTGATCCCCGCATTATACAATCTTTATAAAATCGGACGTTTATCGGAGGATTTCTCTGTGCTTGGCGTGGCCCGTACGGAAATGGATGACGACAGTTTCCGCCAAAAAATGCGTGAAGCCTTAATCAAACACGAAAAAGCAAGCGGTGAGAATTTAGATAAATTTTGCGAACACCTTTATTACCAAGCGGTAAACACCTCTGATGCGTTAGATTACGGCAAGTTAGTGCCACGTTTAGACGAACTGCACGATAAATATCACACTGGTGGCAATACGCTTTATTATCTTTCAACCCCACCAAGCCTTTATCCCATTATCCCAGAATGCCTCGCAGCTCACGGTTTGAATACGGAAGAGTTTGGCTGGAAACGTATCATCGTGGAAAAACCGTTTGGCTATGATATGAAAACGGCGAAAGAGCTTGATGTAAAAATTCATAGATATTTTGAAGAGCATCAAATCTACCGTATCGACCACTATCTAGGCAAAGAAACCGTTCAAAACTTGCTCGTTTTACGTTTCTCGAATGGCTTATTTGAACCCCTTTGGAACCGTAATTTTATTGATTATGTGGAAATTACGGGGGCAGAATCCATTGGCGTGGAAGATCGTGGCGGTTACTACGATGGCTCTGGTGCAATGCGTGATATGTTCCAAAATCACTTGTTACAAGTGCTTGCGATGGTCGCAATGGAGCCACCTGCGATTATCAATGCCGATTCAATGCGTGATGAAGTGGCGAAAGTGTTGTATTGCTTACATCCATTAAGCGAAGAAGACATCAAAAATAACCTTGTGCTAGGGCAATATGCCGCTGGTGTGGTAGATGGTGAAGAAGTTCAAGGCTATCTGCAAGAAAAAGGTGTGCCCGCAGAATCTAACACCGAAACCTTTATGGCATTGCGTTGTGAAATTGATAACTGGCGTTGGGCGGGCGTGCCGTTCTATGTGCGTACGGGTAAGCGTTTACCAACGCGCGTAACGGAAGTGGTCATTCACTTCAAAACGACACCACACCCAGTCTTTAGCCAAAATGCGCCCGATAACAAATTGATTATCCGCATTCAGCCAGATGAAGGCATCTCAATGCGTTTCGGTTTGAAAAAACCAGGGGCAGGTTTTGAATCGAAAGAAGTGTCAATGGATTTCCGCTATGCAGATCTTGCTTCTCCAAGTCTCTTAACCGCTTACGAACGCTTGCTGTTAGATGCCATGAAAGGCGATGCCACCTTATTCGCTCGTACTGACGCTGTTCACGCTTGTTGGAAATTTGTGCAACCAATCCTAGACTACAAGGCTCAAAATGGCAGAGTTTATGAGTATGAATCAGGCACTTGGGGCCCAAGCGAAGCCGATAAACTCATTGCTAAACATGGCAAAGTATGGCGTAAACCAAGTGGGTTGATGAAGAAGAAGGTTTAA
- the pgl gene encoding 6-phosphogluconolactonase has translation MNRKIFDTAQDAVEQIAHEFVQYSQQNRPVHISLSGGSTPKLLFKTLAQVPFNTEVRWENLHFWWGDDRMVEPNDPESNYGEVQKLLFDHIQIPAENIHRIRGEQPVEQELARFSQELTACVPNLEFDWIILGMGTDGHTASLFPNQTDFNDPNVAVIAKHPETRQIRISKTAQLIEKAKRITYLVTGGSKAKILKEIQTTSADELPYPAVKIKAKNGVTEWYLDRDAAELL, from the coding sequence ATGAACAGAAAAATTTTCGACACCGCTCAAGATGCCGTTGAGCAAATCGCCCACGAATTTGTGCAATATAGCCAACAAAATCGCCCTGTACATATTTCTCTTTCGGGCGGTTCAACCCCTAAATTACTGTTTAAAACCCTTGCCCAAGTACCTTTCAACACAGAAGTGCGGTGGGAAAATTTACATTTTTGGTGGGGGGATGATCGTATGGTTGAGCCGAATGATCCTGAAAGTAACTATGGCGAAGTGCAAAAATTACTGTTCGATCATATTCAAATTCCAGCAGAAAATATTCACCGTATTCGTGGAGAACAACCTGTAGAACAAGAACTTGCAAGATTTTCTCAAGAACTGACCGCTTGTGTACCGAACCTTGAATTTGATTGGATTATTTTAGGCATGGGCACAGACGGGCACACAGCTTCCCTTTTCCCAAATCAAACCGATTTCAACGATCCGAATGTGGCAGTGATTGCCAAACACCCTGAAACAAGACAAATCCGTATTTCTAAAACAGCTCAACTCATCGAAAAAGCCAAACGTATCACTTATCTCGTCACAGGTGGCTCAAAAGCCAAAATTCTAAAAGAAATTCAAACAACTTCGGCTGATGAATTACCTTATCCCGCAGTTAAAATTAAAGCTAAGAATGGTGTGACTGAGTGGTATTTGGATAGAGATGCTGCGGAATTGCTATGA
- a CDS encoding MATE family Na+-driven efflux transporter, with the protein MKTLNIRLWFAFLLIALIPAIQNIVRLHFIGEMPNDWGFNIASQIQWLSIIYEVIKEGLLIPLFYMLFLSYKQDNKKLENNTLSGLFIVFIIHIMISTLIFIFTNDLLDQVSLNNQLKEETNIYIKLESIAILFSISSEYLIIYLATLGKIKEMLWFSIIKSFLLILTDTLLISNNIYSMNLGVNGIAISNIIINLILSIYIIFKSELLRNIDKYNKLLDIQWLTSWFKLGAFSGLESLIRNAVFFIMILSMMNKIGEQGTFWITNSIIWGILLAPSMALAEVVKRDIAKDYKNIIHNTRYYLLAIIIFSSLWLISIPIWEPFLFKVLKINNHLVIHLMIIQTTFYIIFMFNNSILDATLIGLGLTKYILLQSIIVNIGYYSIVYALYKQNYIEMNLDNIAYIFGGGMIVDMIPSIWLYKKAIKKYNINLKQIIFR; encoded by the coding sequence ATGAAAACATTGAATATAAGACTTTGGTTTGCTTTTTTATTAATTGCTCTCATTCCTGCAATTCAAAATATAGTTAGATTACATTTTATTGGTGAAATGCCAAATGATTGGGGATTTAATATTGCTAGTCAAATCCAATGGCTAAGCATTATTTATGAAGTTATTAAAGAAGGACTACTTATTCCTTTATTCTATATGTTGTTCTTATCTTATAAACAAGATAATAAAAAACTAGAAAATAATACACTTAGTGGACTATTTATTGTATTCATTATACATATAATGATATCAACATTGATTTTTATTTTTACTAATGATTTATTAGATCAAGTGAGTCTTAATAATCAATTAAAAGAAGAAACAAACATTTATATCAAACTTGAATCTATAGCAATACTTTTCTCTATTTCATCTGAATATCTCATTATCTATCTTGCTACCTTAGGTAAAATTAAGGAAATGCTGTGGTTTAGCATTATTAAATCTTTTTTACTTATTTTAACCGATACCTTGCTTATATCTAATAATATCTACTCTATGAATCTTGGCGTTAATGGTATTGCTATATCTAATATTATTATTAATCTTATATTATCTATTTATATAATATTCAAATCAGAATTATTAAGAAACATTGATAAATATAATAAATTACTAGATATCCAATGGCTTACTTCTTGGTTTAAGCTTGGGGCGTTCTCTGGATTAGAATCATTAATTAGAAATGCTGTATTTTTCATAATGATACTTAGTATGATGAATAAAATAGGTGAACAAGGTACATTTTGGATAACAAATAGCATAATTTGGGGAATCCTATTAGCTCCATCTATGGCGTTAGCCGAAGTAGTAAAAAGAGATATTGCAAAAGATTATAAGAACATAATTCACAACACTCGATATTACTTATTAGCCATAATTATATTTTCTAGTTTATGGTTAATATCAATTCCTATATGGGAGCCTTTCTTATTCAAAGTTCTAAAAATAAACAATCATCTTGTTATACATCTAATGATCATTCAAACAACATTTTACATTATATTTATGTTTAACAATAGTATATTAGACGCAACCTTGATTGGGTTAGGTTTAACTAAATATATTTTATTACAATCCATTATTGTAAATATAGGGTATTACAGTATTGTTTATGCATTATACAAACAGAATTATATAGAGATGAATTTAGATAACATTGCATATATTTTTGGAGGAGGAATGATTGTTGATATGATTCCTAGTATTTGGCTTTATAAAAAAGCCATAAAAAAATACAATATTAACTTAAAGCAAATTATTTTCAGATAA
- the gnd gene encoding decarboxylating NADP(+)-dependent phosphogluconate dehydrogenase: MSVKGDIGVIGLAVMGQNLILNMNDNGFKVVAYNRTTSKVDEFLAGAAKGTNIIGAYSLEDLASKLEKPRKVMLMVRAGEVVDQFIDALLPHLEEGDIIIDGGNSNYPDTNRRVKALAEKGIRFIGSGVSGGEEGARHGPSIMPGGNEEAWQYVKPILQAISAKTDKGEPCCDWVGKEGSGHFVKMVHNGIEYGDMQLICEAYQFLKDGLGLSYDEMQAIFQEWKKTELDSYLIDITTDILGYKDADGEPLVEKILDTAGQKGTGKWTGINALDFGIPLTLITESVFARCVSSFKDQRVATAKLFNKTIGKVEGDKQVWIEAVRKALLASKIISYAQGFMLIREASENFGWNINYGATALLWREGCIIRSRFLGNIRDAYEANPDLIFLGSDPYFKNILENALSDWRKVVAKSIEVGIPMPCMASAITFLDGYTSERVPANLLQAQRDYFGAHTYERTDKPRGEFFHTNWTGRGGNTASTTYDV; the protein is encoded by the coding sequence ATGTCAGTAAAAGGCGATATCGGCGTTATCGGATTGGCGGTAATGGGGCAGAATTTAATTCTGAATATGAACGACAACGGCTTTAAAGTAGTGGCGTATAACCGCACTACTTCTAAAGTTGATGAGTTCTTAGCAGGGGCAGCGAAAGGCACGAATATTATCGGTGCTTATTCGTTGGAAGATTTAGCAAGCAAGCTTGAAAAACCACGCAAAGTGATGTTAATGGTGCGTGCGGGTGAGGTGGTGGATCAATTTATTGACGCATTACTACCGCACTTGGAAGAAGGTGACATCATTATTGATGGTGGTAACTCAAACTATCCAGATACTAATCGTCGAGTAAAAGCCTTGGCGGAAAAAGGCATTCGCTTTATTGGTTCGGGCGTATCGGGCGGTGAAGAAGGTGCTCGTCATGGACCTTCAATTATGCCTGGTGGTAACGAAGAAGCTTGGCAATATGTGAAGCCAATTTTACAAGCGATTTCAGCCAAAACAGATAAAGGCGAGCCTTGCTGTGACTGGGTGGGTAAAGAAGGCTCAGGCCATTTCGTAAAAATGGTGCATAACGGTATCGAATATGGCGATATGCAGTTGATTTGTGAAGCCTACCAGTTCTTAAAAGATGGCTTGGGATTAAGCTATGATGAAATGCAGGCGATTTTCCAAGAATGGAAAAAAACCGAGCTTGATAGCTATCTAATTGATATTACAACGGATATTCTTGGTTACAAAGATGCAGACGGCGAACCGTTAGTGGAAAAAATCCTTGATACTGCAGGACAAAAAGGTACAGGTAAATGGACGGGGATCAATGCGTTAGATTTCGGTATTCCATTAACCTTAATCACTGAATCCGTATTCGCTCGTTGTGTTTCTTCTTTCAAAGATCAACGTGTGGCAACCGCTAAATTGTTTAATAAAACCATCGGCAAAGTGGAAGGCGACAAACAAGTATGGATTGAAGCAGTGCGTAAAGCGTTATTAGCGTCAAAAATTATCTCTTATGCCCAAGGCTTTATGCTTATTCGTGAAGCGTCTGAAAACTTTGGCTGGAACATCAACTACGGCGCGACCGCACTTTTATGGCGTGAAGGCTGTATTATCCGTAGCCGTTTCTTAGGCAACATTCGCGATGCTTATGAAGCAAATCCAGATCTGATTTTCTTAGGTTCAGATCCATACTTCAAAAATATTTTAGAAAATGCGTTGAGCGACTGGCGTAAAGTGGTAGCGAAATCTATCGAAGTGGGTATCCCAATGCCTTGTATGGCATCTGCAATTACCTTCTTAGATGGCTACACTTCAGAGCGAGTACCAGCCAACTTACTACAAGCACAACGTGATTACTTTGGTGCTCACACCTATGAGCGTACCGACAAACCTCGTGGCGAGTTCTTCCATACCAACTGGACAGGACGTGGTGGAAATACCGCATCGACGACTTATGATGTGTAA
- a CDS encoding CreA family protein has translation MKFKHLFLGLGIAMAASTFASDDLIRLGSVSTKWNALGKNDRIEVVGFQDKDLNVTCYLSYAEKGGLKEFVGLEEDTSDGSIHCVQTGNISEEELQKAAKKGQKEEVFKRKTSLLFKSMQVVRFIDFDNGSIVYLVYSDRVIEGSPKNSISVVKIHNSTE, from the coding sequence ATGAAATTTAAACACTTATTTTTAGGCTTAGGTATCGCAATGGCAGCATCTACCTTTGCGAGTGACGATTTAATTCGTTTAGGATCGGTTTCCACGAAGTGGAATGCCTTAGGCAAAAATGATCGTATTGAGGTTGTTGGCTTTCAAGATAAAGATTTGAACGTGACTTGCTATCTTTCTTATGCGGAAAAAGGTGGTCTGAAAGAGTTTGTCGGTTTGGAAGAAGATACGTCTGATGGCTCCATTCATTGTGTTCAAACGGGTAATATCAGCGAAGAAGAGCTACAAAAAGCAGCTAAGAAAGGACAAAAAGAAGAAGTGTTCAAACGCAAAACGTCACTTTTGTTTAAATCTATGCAAGTCGTTCGTTTCATTGATTTCGACAACGGCTCAATCGTCTATTTAGTGTATTCTGACCGAGTGATTGAAGGTTCACCGAAGAACTCTATTTCCGTAGTGAAAATCCATAATAGCACCGAGTAA
- the yegQ gene encoding tRNA 5-hydroxyuridine modification protein YegQ codes for MLQNKPELLSPAGSLKNMRYAFAYGADAVYAGQPRYSLRVRNNEFNHANLKIGIDEAHALGKKFYVVVNIAPHNSKLKTFIKDLEPVVAMGPDALIMSDPGLIMLVREHFPQMDIHLSVQANAVNWATVKFWRQMGLTRVILSRELSIDEIAEIRQQVPDMEIEIFVHGALCMAYSGRCLLSGYINKRDPNQGTCTNACRWEYQVEEGKVDDVGNIVSAKVDPSQQIQIKNVAPTLGEGDTTSKVFLLAETQKPDEQMTAYEDEHGTYIMNSKDLRAVQHVEKLAQIGVHSLKIEGRTKSFYYCARTAQVYRKAIDDAVAGKPFDESLMDTLESLAHRGYTEGFLRRHTHDEYQNYDYGYSISERQQFVGEFTGKRNEQGMAEVAVKNKFLLGDEVEMMTPKGNIVFKIERMLNRKNEAVEAGLGDGHFVFLDVPADIELDYALLMRNLVDSNTRNPHKS; via the coding sequence ATGTTACAAAACAAACCAGAACTGCTTTCACCAGCAGGTTCATTGAAAAATATGCGTTATGCCTTCGCCTACGGTGCCGATGCCGTTTACGCAGGGCAGCCACGTTATAGTTTGCGGGTTCGCAACAATGAATTTAATCATGCTAACCTAAAAATCGGAATTGATGAAGCTCACGCTCTCGGTAAAAAATTCTATGTGGTGGTAAATATTGCCCCCCATAACTCCAAACTCAAAACCTTTATCAAAGACTTAGAACCTGTGGTGGCAATGGGTCCAGATGCTCTCATTATGTCGGACCCTGGTTTGATTATGTTAGTACGTGAACATTTTCCACAGATGGATATTCACTTGTCGGTGCAAGCGAATGCAGTGAACTGGGCGACGGTAAAATTCTGGCGACAAATGGGCTTGACCCGTGTGATTTTGTCACGTGAGTTGTCGATTGATGAGATCGCGGAAATTCGCCAACAAGTGCCAGATATGGAAATTGAAATTTTCGTCCACGGAGCGTTATGTATGGCGTATTCGGGGCGTTGTTTGCTCTCAGGCTATATCAACAAACGTGATCCAAACCAAGGTACTTGCACCAACGCTTGTCGTTGGGAATACCAAGTAGAAGAAGGTAAAGTTGATGATGTCGGTAATATCGTGTCAGCGAAAGTCGATCCAAGCCAACAAATTCAGATCAAAAATGTTGCCCCAACTTTAGGCGAAGGCGACACGACCAGCAAAGTGTTCCTCCTTGCTGAAACGCAAAAACCAGATGAGCAAATGACCGCTTATGAAGACGAACACGGCACCTATATTATGAACTCGAAAGATCTGCGAGCAGTGCAACACGTTGAAAAATTAGCCCAAATTGGTGTGCATTCACTCAAAATTGAAGGGCGTACTAAATCGTTCTACTACTGTGCCAGAACGGCTCAAGTCTACCGCAAAGCGATTGATGATGCGGTGGCAGGCAAGCCGTTTGATGAAAGCTTAATGGACACGCTCGAAAGCCTTGCTCACCGTGGTTATACCGAAGGTTTTCTCCGCCGCCACACGCACGATGAATACCAAAACTACGACTATGGTTATTCGATTTCTGAACGCCAGCAGTTCGTGGGAGAATTTACGGGCAAACGTAACGAGCAGGGGATGGCAGAAGTTGCAGTGAAAAACAAATTCCTATTGGGCGATGAAGTGGAAATGATGACGCCGAAAGGCAATATTGTGTTCAAAATCGAACGAATGCTCAACCGTAAAAATGAAGCGGTTGAAGCAGGGCTTGGTGACGGGCATTTTGTGTTCTTAGACGTTCCAGCGGATATTGAATTGGATTACGCTTTATTGATGCGAAATTTAGTTGATAGCAATACTCGCAACCCACATAAATCTTAA
- a CDS encoding YwiC-like family protein — MFNEKPILSNQHGALVMAFVPYFYGIVASEWIFPHLWLGLAWLFLYFFSYPFLSIFSKKQTAKYQKWAVIYAVIAAIFAIPLLLFKFSILQFLLPILPLVLVQIHYAKQHDERHLLNDIAGILTFGVVGMASFYLATDEYNFVILLHPTLFFIATTFYIKSVARERKNPRYLKLSLASHLVLGTIYALCSQFAIAITYLVGFIRAFFVPKQKWSIKQVGMLEFVIITIFFIGLIFS; from the coding sequence ATGTTTAACGAAAAACCAATTCTATCAAATCAACATGGTGCGTTAGTGATGGCGTTTGTGCCGTATTTTTATGGCATTGTGGCAAGTGAATGGATTTTTCCTCATTTGTGGCTGGGGCTTGCGTGGCTGTTTTTGTATTTCTTTTCCTATCCATTTTTGTCGATTTTCAGCAAAAAACAGACAGCCAAATATCAAAAATGGGCAGTAATTTATGCGGTGATAGCGGCAATTTTTGCCATTCCATTGCTGCTGTTTAAGTTTTCCATTTTGCAATTTTTGCTGCCGATCTTACCGCTTGTCTTGGTACAAATTCATTATGCCAAGCAGCATGATGAACGTCATTTGCTCAATGACATCGCAGGCATTCTCACCTTTGGTGTAGTGGGAATGGCAAGTTTTTATTTAGCCACTGATGAATATAATTTTGTAATTTTGCTACATCCAACGCTCTTTTTTATCGCTACCACGTTTTACATTAAAAGTGTGGCTCGAGAACGCAAAAATCCGCGCTATTTAAAACTCAGTTTGGCATCTCATCTCGTTCTTGGAACCATTTACGCCCTATGTAGTCAGTTTGCTATCGCCATAACTTATTTAGTGGGTTTTATACGTGCATTTTTTGTGCCAAAACAAAAGTGGTCGATTAAACAGGTGGGAATGTTGGAGTTTGTGATCATAACCATTTTCTTTATAGGCTTAATTTTTTCTTAA
- a CDS encoding efflux RND transporter periplasmic adaptor subunit, producing the protein MKKGLILLLMVLAAGGAYFFTQQQGKAITYLTETIQKGNLEKSVIATGSVRALQRVEVGAQASGKIEKIHVKLGQQLKAGDLIAEIDSQTQRNALETAQAKLASYQAQFKAKTVTYEIAKVNFERNQTLYRQKSTSLAELDSAKNTLASAEAAIKEVAAAIKQAEIEVNTAQTNLGYTKIHSPIDATVISIPVSEGQTVNANQTTPTIVQVADLSKMLIKLEISEGDITKVTTGMKVRFTTLSDPDKPYHSTISSIDPALTTLTDNEYTESVANTKAVYFYANSVVDNPDNKLRIGMTAQAQIQVAKIENALLVPTMTLKREGRNTFVEVLVDGKVEKREVKIGLNDDHRTQILSGLSEGEKVISSQINQGEQIGSSSRRPRMF; encoded by the coding sequence ATGAAAAAAGGATTAATTTTATTGCTGATGGTTCTTGCTGCGGGCGGGGCTTATTTTTTCACGCAGCAGCAAGGTAAGGCGATCACCTATCTCACCGAAACAATTCAAAAGGGCAATTTGGAAAAATCCGTGATTGCCACGGGATCGGTGCGGGCGTTGCAACGGGTGGAAGTCGGCGCTCAAGCATCAGGGAAAATAGAAAAAATTCACGTTAAACTCGGGCAGCAGCTGAAGGCAGGAGATTTGATCGCTGAGATCGATTCACAAACCCAACGTAATGCGTTAGAAACCGCTCAGGCAAAATTGGCATCTTATCAAGCCCAGTTCAAAGCCAAAACCGTGACTTATGAGATCGCCAAGGTAAATTTTGAGCGTAATCAAACACTCTATCGCCAAAAGTCGACGAGCCTTGCGGAGCTGGATTCGGCAAAAAATACCCTTGCTAGTGCTGAAGCGGCGATCAAAGAAGTGGCTGCGGCCATTAAACAAGCGGAAATTGAAGTGAATACCGCTCAAACCAATTTGGGCTATACCAAAATCCATTCCCCCATTGATGCTACCGTCATTTCGATCCCTGTTTCGGAAGGGCAAACGGTCAATGCCAATCAAACTACGCCAACCATTGTGCAAGTGGCTGATTTATCTAAGATGTTGATTAAGTTGGAAATTTCCGAAGGTGATATTACTAAAGTCACCACTGGGATGAAGGTACGTTTTACCACCCTTTCCGATCCCGACAAACCTTATCACAGTACGATTAGTTCGATCGATCCTGCTCTCACTACCTTGACCGACAATGAATACACAGAATCTGTCGCCAATACTAAAGCGGTCTATTTTTACGCCAACAGCGTGGTGGATAACCCCGACAATAAATTGCGAATTGGAATGACGGCACAAGCTCAGATTCAAGTAGCGAAAATTGAGAATGCCTTGCTGGTGCCAACGATGACACTAAAACGGGAAGGTCGAAACACCTTTGTGGAGGTGCTCGTCGATGGCAAAGTGGAAAAACGGGAAGTGAAAATCGGCTTAAATGACGACCACCGCACCCAAATTTTATCGGGGTTATCAGAAGGCGAGAAAGTGATTTCCTCTCAAATCAACCAAGGCGAGCAGATTGGTAGCTCGAGCCGCCGCCCACGTATGTTCTAA